Within the Blastopirellula marina genome, the region ATATTCAGACTGCTCCGTTTCAGAATCCTTCCATGAATGCCGTAGCCCATCCGAAGTCAACGTGATGGAATAATCCAACTGCTTGAGAGCATCTGTGTCTTTCTCAGAGAATTGAGATAGTAATGCTGATCGATAATATTCTCGCTCGTTTGTCTTTGAAAACCTATTTCCCAGCAAGGGATAATCAGTGCTTTGACTGCGGTACTGTGTAGTACCTTCAAAAAACTGAAAGGTGGCATGAAGAGGAGAATCTGCCTCGACATTGAAAGGAACCCAATAGGATTCGAATCTCCCAAACGAGTTATGGCTGTATTCCCATTCCACTTCTCCTGCTGCAAACGCCTCGGAACGACGACGCCAAACGTCCACTACCTGCTCAACACGGCCTTCAGGCCGGGTCAGATCAGTGCCTTCTTCCGCATCAGCGGCGAAAAGAGATAACAGTAATACCGTTGATGCAAGCATCAATTGATCCCAACAAGCGTCTGCGTACTAAATCGAATCCAGCGTCTTCAAACGTATGTTTTGCCAACCTACGTCGTGGTCGGACATTAACGTTGGATGAGTCACTGATCCTTCGTGGATGATTTCGTCTGGCACTGAGACGTCAGCAGCCAGACATCCGTTGATGTACAGCTTCAATCGTTTTTCTTGCCATGACAAACGAATATCATTGGCATAGTCGCTCAAAAGTTGTCGCTGGGCCATCGGCTCAATAGCAGCTTTCCACATTCCATCGCTTGATCGCACCTCGCCGACTCCTTGGTCAACCAGAGGCAAAACCACTTCGAGCGTTGGCGTGTCGCGGTCTTCTGACGCATGGCTCGTTAACCCCAAACGACATCCCTTGCTTTCAGTTCCAAGGCAAGCGTCCAAATGAAGTTCAAACTGGCTATACGCCTTATCGCTAACTAACATGTCCTGAGCTTTGAAATCAATGTCCTCAGGCGGATGAACTCGCTCGTCAGCAATCCTCCACGGTGTATTCCCAAGGGGCACCCAATTGGAAGCAATTTCGCTTGGAGAGAACAATCGAAACATTTTACTACTGCGATTATCTGTCCGTCTTTGCTCTAGCATCCATTCGTAAACTGGAGCAGAGCGATAGACACGATCCCAGCAGTTGTGTCCCGATGCTTTGTATTCTGAATAGAGAGGACTTACCCCTAACTTCAGCAAGTTCATGTGCATTTGCTGGTTGGCCTCAACCAAGGCTGGTTTGTCTTGTTCATTGCAATGATTCCAAATCGGAATTCCTGATTTTGCGATGGTCTCGGCATCAACACTTGGGCTTCCGCAAAGAGGAATTGCTGCGGCGAAACGCTCTGGAGCTATTCCGAGGGCATTCCAGACTCCTTGACCTCCTTGAGAAACACCAGTGATGTAGACCCGATCTTTGTCGGTTCCGTACGTTTCTTCGACTTCATCTGCAAAGTCAAAAGCACGCAGGAGATTTTCTCGGGTCCAGCCCGCTTCATCTGGGCATTGGGGAATCGCACAAACGAATGGGAAATGACGTTTCATCTCCCAAACCTCGATCCCAAAGTTGTTGTGGATTGTCCAGTATCCATCGTCTCCATTTTCCCCTTTTCCGTTTAAGAAAAGAATCAATGGACGGTTCTGGTCAGGCTCATAGTCGTAAGGGACGAAAACAAGATAAGTGTGGCTCTGTCCATTTTTGTCGGTGAACTCGGTTTCAACGAAACCGCGTTGCGTCAGCGATTCATCCTGCTTAGCACAGCCGAAAGCTTGCAAGAGAGTGAAGAACGTGAATAACCATGTAAAGCTATTCAACATGTTCGACTCAGATTCGCGTTGACAAGTTGGACGAGGCACGAGAAGAGCAACCCTTCAATCAATTTTTCAGTGAGTGTTGCCTGCGGGAGTTGCCGACACTGCTGTAGCGACCCTTACGAAGAGGTATTTGACCGGCCAATTGTGGGGTAGTCAAATGTTTTCCAAGGTATTTCGTGTAAGACGTTGAAAATTTCTCGTTGAGCGCATATTGACGTACCAACTAAACTGCGTAGACCAAACATATTATCGGGACACAACAATACATAAGCATGGCATTATCTGTTTGTCGTCAAAACGCACGAAATCAGTCTTGAATGCCCCATTCCAATAAAACGGTGTTCAAGAATCTCCGCGTGGCCTGATTCAAAGAAAGGGATTAGGAATCAGAGGGCTGTAACTCTAGTTCACTAACTGCCGTCACGTATAGTTCCATGCTGTATCAGGGCTTGCTTTCCTGAGCAGTCACTTGAACTCCGATGGTACTTTTTCTTTCTGCAATATCATCTTCTTCAAGAGTTGGAGTGCGACGAGTACATCGCCAAGACAGTTCGTTGCTTCACCTTCGATCCCACCTATCTTTTTGGGGTTCGGTGGGATGTTCTCCACACCTGACACGCGGGGAAAATGCTCCACCAAAGGATCATCTACACCGAGGCATCGCGATACAACGTGACTGCATTGCTCCAAAACAATATGCATGGCGTGGGTAACGCGATCTGCGTGGGCGGTGTCTTCATCCTTGTCTTCAGATTTAAGGTTTGGAAGAAGATTCGCGACATCCGACATATCACAGTAGGGAAAAATACAAATGGCATCTTCCCATGCATTCCACAATCGCTCCACTTCCTGACAAGAGTTGCAGTGATAGATACCGGAGTTTTCGATCTGCCCATCAGGTGTTGCTTCCTGAACGAGTTGCTTAGGGGCATTCTCAATAGTTACTCTTTCCCGCACGCCGCATATCTCGCAACGAACCTCCTCCCAAACGGTACAGCCTGTTGGTTCTCTCAAATCCAAACAGGATTCACATAGTTCCCCAAATGTCTCGTCCTTGAAGGGCAGTCTTCCATTCTTGGCTTGTTTGATCTGCCAAGGCTCTGCGTTTTCGATTTTTCGTTCTCCATAAGCACCACATTCCGCACATTCAAATGGCTGAATATATGGGCTGCTAGGGGTGTCTTTGTTTTGGTTAACGATGTTTTCTTCTTGGTGTTGGTTTGGCTGTAATGCTTTATCCATCGTGAATCTTTCTGATGTTTTATGCTGTTGTTTTTGTGTCTTAACGTAGTATCGTTCTCGGAACTTTTT harbors:
- a CDS encoding prolyl oligopeptidase family serine peptidase; protein product: MLNSFTWLFTFFTLLQAFGCAKQDESLTQRGFVETEFTDKNGQSHTYLVFVPYDYEPDQNRPLILFLNGKGENGDDGYWTIHNNFGIEVWEMKRHFPFVCAIPQCPDEAGWTRENLLRAFDFADEVEETYGTDKDRVYITGVSQGGQGVWNALGIAPERFAAAIPLCGSPSVDAETIAKSGIPIWNHCNEQDKPALVEANQQMHMNLLKLGVSPLYSEYKASGHNCWDRVYRSAPVYEWMLEQRRTDNRSSKMFRLFSPSEIASNWVPLGNTPWRIADERVHPPEDIDFKAQDMLVSDKAYSQFELHLDACLGTESKGCRLGLTSHASEDRDTPTLEVVLPLVDQGVGEVRSSDGMWKAAIEPMAQRQLLSDYANDIRLSWQEKRLKLYINGCLAADVSVPDEIIHEGSVTHPTLMSDHDVGWQNIRLKTLDSI